ATGCGCTCAAGGTTGGGATTGGTGATGTTCATGCTGCTGCTCCTTCGCAGATCGCGGCGGCGTTGATGTCGGCGGCGTAGGGCCGCGTGGGATCGTCAAGCCACAGGGTGCAGAGGTCGTAGGGGTCGACGCCGTGGCGGTCGGCGATCTCCTGGAAGCTCTCGGTCGCGTTGGTCAGGCTGCCAAGGCGGCAGTCGACGAGGGCGGCGGCGAGCCGGGTGCCATGGGACTGGCGGACAGATTGAAGCCAGCCGGTAGTGGATTGGGTCATGGCGAGAGGGTCCAGAAGAAGGCCGCGAAGAAGATGAGGCTTGAGGCGATGGCGGCGAGCGCGCCGCGCACGATCCAGACAGGCTTGTCGTTATCAGGGGACGCCTGCGGATCGTGGCGGCGGGCTCTCTTCGCCACGGGCTTTACGCCGCGTTCGCCCGGGCGGTGGCGAGCTCGGTCGCCTTGGGGCCAAAGAGGCGGATCTCGTCGGGAGTGAAATTGTGTCGCTTCAGGTCTTCGGCTGTGCAGCCGTCGCCGTGCTCGACCATGGCGCTAACCATGCGGTTGAGGGTGTTCCGGGTTTTGCGTCCGCCGTTGGGCTGCATGTGATTTCTCCGTTGTTTGAGCCGGGTGGCGCCCTTCAAGATGAGCGTGTGCGGATAATATGCGCAAACGGGTATCTGTCAAACGGGAAATATCGGCAAACGGATATTTTCATGTGGTGAGTGTGGGCAACCAAAAAGCCCGGCACAAAGGCCGGGCTTTTTGGTGGATCTGAGTTGGGGATTAGCTGACCCGAAGTCGCCCCTGAATGCCGCCTTTGCGCTCGACGTGTTTCAGTGACGTCCTTGGTAGCACGGCAAATATCTCGCCAATCCAGTCAAGGTGTACATTCTCGATGGGCGCGGCGTTCCACGACATCAAGTTAACGCCGTCCGCTCCGCGCATTACTGTCTTGATGAATCGGCGGCCGTCGGCAGTTCTGACTGCGGCTTCCTCTCCGTAAAACGCCTCAAGAGGTCGCTTTTGATCTTTGTACACAATAACAACGTGGCCGTTTTTGTAGACAGGAAGCATTGAGTCGCCCCGGACTTCGAACGCAACCATCTCTTCGGGAAGCGGAAACGGCACGTGAATTTGATCAAGGCCTTCGGGAGGGGTCTGCTCGAAGTCGGGCTCTATTTCCGCGCCAGCGCCTATGTAGCCCATCAAGGGGACGATATCGCCCTCGGTAGCCTTTGGTCCGTTGTTCACTACCTCATCGTAGAGGGCGATAATCAGATCCCGTCGATGGCCCTCAGGCTCTGCTCCCTGGAACCAACGGTTCACCGTCGATTGGGTGACGCTTAGGTGTTCGGCGAGCTGCACTTGCGTCCAGTTCGTTGCTTTGCGAATTGCTCTCAGGCGGTCGACAATCTTGATCATGGTGGAACCGTATATCCGTAGGCGGATATTTCGAAATGCGTTTGAACATAATTATGCGCTTGCAAATTATCTGTTTGCGCATAATATCCGCGCATGAACGCGATCCAGAACATCCGGAAAAATGTCTTCGGGCTAACCCAGGTTGAATTCTCTGTGGTTGCCGGGGTGACGCAGGCTTCGGTTTCCCGATGGGAAAAACACGACGTTGCGCCTTCACTCGACGAGATGACGCGCATCCGGCAAGCCGCGATGGAGCGTGATCTGCCTTGGAATGACCGGCTCTTCTTTGAGGTGCCGGAGGTTGTGGAATGAGAGCGTTTCCCAAGCGAGGCGCGAGAAGACCGGGTTTCCTCCTCCCGCCCGGGCGCCTTGCTGAAGCGCAGGGGCGCGGCTTCGATAGGCATCGTTGCCGCGCCCCTGCTTTTCTATCTGCCTACCCATGTGGCCCTCCCTTGATCTGATGGCCTGACCCTACGCCCGGCACAGCCGAGCGTCATCGAATCCTTTCCCAAGATCCTTCCCTTGCCACCTTAGCGGGGTGTTTTCGCATGTCCGGCATTCGCACAATTTCCGATGAAGAGATCCGCACGCTGAAGGCGGATACCGAGGCTTGCTACAAGCTCGGCGGCGGCGTCACCGGCTTCGAGCCGTTGACCCGTGTCACCACTGGCAAGCTTTCCGAGTACGCAAGTTTCGACGAGCGCAACAAGAAACGGCTGATCCCGATTGACGTTGCGATCGAGGCGGATCGACGGGCGAAATCACCTGTCATCGTCAAGGCGATGGCCCGGTTGCTCGGCTTCGACCTAGTGCCCTTGGCTGGATGCCGTTCGCGTGGGCCGGTGACCGAGCAAGATGCTCTGAGAGTTCTCCTGGAAGTGAACGACGTGGCGCGCGCGATCACCGAAGCTCGTCGCGATGGCGATCTGGATGGTCTCGACCGGAAGACGATCCGCAAGGAGGTGCGCGAAGCAATCCGCGCCCTGGAGGAGGTTGATGCGGGCCTCGACGGGGGGGCGGCGTCGTGAGCGGCAACCTTCCGAAAAACATGGGCGAGAAGGCGGAGCGGCTTCTTTCCGCAGCGCTCGCCGAGGGTGTGCTTGTCGTCGGAACCCAAGGGGACACAAGGACCTGCCGGAACCTCAACAGTCGGGGGCTGCTTCGGCGGCATCCCAAGGACGGGTGCATCTGGTACCCAACTGACAAGGCGTATGAACTGGCGGGCGTGGACCGGCCGACGTTCGATGCCGACCTTGTGGACCACAGCGGCGAGGCTATCGCTCTCCACGCCGCCAACCACGCGACGGTGCATGCCGTGCTTCCGGTCAGCATTGATATCGGGCTCGATGGCGGCGGCGTTGAAGTTTTGACGATCTCGCCGCCGTGCGCCTCCTATTCGAAGCCGAGAGAGCCGGCCGTCATTGCGGCTCGCGGCGACGAAAACGAACTGCTGGCAACCATCGAGCGGGCGCGCACCGCACTCACGGAAGACGACGTTCGCCATGCGCTGGTGCTTTCGGGCGGCGCTTATGAAGAGGCTAAGGCAGCGGCGAACTATGCTGAGAAGGTCAAAGCCAGCCGGGAGCTGATCACAAAATTCCGCGCCATTCAGGCGGACGCGCTGAAGGTGGAGACCTATGCGACGATCCGGCTTGCGGAACTGGTCGATGCCGCGCAAGGGCGCGGTGAAGTATCGGGCCGGGGTCGTCCGAAAAATGTCCAGACTGACGACATTTTCAAGCTTGAGGAAATCGGCGTCGATCGTCGTGCCCTTCACCAGGCGCGGAAGTTGCGTGACGCGGAGCTTAAGGCTCCCGGTGTTGTCGAGCGCGCCATCGCCGATCGGATCGAGGCGGGACTTGCCCCGACCCGTAATGCCATACGCCATGCGATCGGCACGCGATCGGCGTCGACGGATGAAAAGGGCGATCAGCTATACGAAACGCCGGTCGAGGCAACCAGGACAGTTCTGGCGCTCGAAAGCTTCTCGGCGGTCGTAAAGCTGCCCGAAGTTGGACGCGGAGCGATCCTCCGTGTGCTGGAGGCGGCGGGTTATGACGCGATCATCTCGGATCTTCGCGACCGGGGTACCGCCACTCGACACGGCGAGCTGCAGCAGGTCGGCGATTTCCTGAAGTCCACGCCCGGTGAGACCGAAGGCATGGATATGGTGATCAATCCACCCTATGGCAGCGTTGCCAATGCCTTCTTGGCTCACGCTTTGCGCGTCCACAAGCCACGCAAGATCGCTGCGTTGCTCAATCTCAATTTCATGTGCGGTTTCGACGATCCCGATCGCCGCTACCTGATGGACGAAAACCCGCCGTCGCGGATCTACGTCTTCACCCGCCGCCTTCCGATGATGCACCGGGACGGGTGGGACGGACCCGAAGCTTCAAGCCAGATGAACACTGCGTTCTTCGTCTGGGAGCGCAACGACGACGGCACCTATGGCGACGGCTTCCCGCGCATCATCCGCGTGGACTGGAAGGACTTCGAAGACGCCAAGCCGCTGTTGCCTGGGGCCGGTGGGTGCATCGCTCCGATTTCGTTTGCCCCGAAGCCCGACGAGTTTGCACGAGAGACGCCCCGTAAGTCACTCGACCAGCGCGTAAGCGAGGACCGAGGCCGGGCGCTTGAGTGGCTTGGTGCGCAGACCGAGCCCTTCGACATCGCGGCCATGCGCCGTGGCGTTGCCATTCGCGGCCTCGTTGCCGGTGCCCTGCTCGCCGACTTCGAAGGCAGCGGGCTGGTCGTGCCTGACGGGGAGGGCCTATGGCAGGTCGTGCGTCCCGGTCACCTTTCACCTTCCAATGATACCGAGAATTTGGGGGCAGAGAATGCAAGGTCTTAACCGGGGCGACCCTCGTCGCTCCCGCTCTGCCGCCATGAGCGGCAAGATGGATGAGCGGCAGGCGCTTGCCGCCATCATCCTCTGGAAATCCGGCTATTTCGATACGGCCGACATCGGCGCTGTCCTCCGGTGCGGCGAGGACGCCGTCTATCGGACGCTACATGCGGCGCGGGATATCGCGAAGGGAGGCTGCTGATGTTCAGGGCCGAACTTTTCGCGGAAACCAGCATGGCCGCAATGTCGTCGGGATGGGGCGATGTTCCCTTGATCGTCGACAGTTTTGCCGGGGGCGGCGGTGCCTCCACCGGGATTGAGATGGCCTTGGGCCGGTCGCCCGATATCGCCATCAACCACAGCGCTGACGCTCTCGCGCTTCATGCTGCGAACCATCCCGACACGCTGCATTTGTCCGAAAACGTCTACAAGGTCGATCCGCTCGACCACATGCGCGGAAAGCATATTGGGCTCGCCTGGTTCTCGCCCGACTGCAAGCACTTCTCGAAGGCCAAGGGCGGTAAGCCGGTGGAGCGCAACATTCGCGACCTCTGCTGGATCATCCCCGGCTGGGTCGAGCGCATCCAGCAGAGCGGCGGCAAGGTCGATGTCGTCATTATGGAAAACGTCGAGGAGTTCAAGGACTACGGCCCTCTGATCGAGACCGGAAACGGCCTTCGTCCCGACCCCGAGCGCAAGGGGGTGACCTATCGCAAATGGTGCCGCACGCTGCGCGGCCTCGGTGCGAAGATGGAAAGCCGGGAGTTACGGGGCCGTGACTTTGGGGCGCCGACGATCCGTAAGCGGCTGTTCATCATCATGCGCTTTGACGGGCAAAAGATCGTCTGGCCGCAGCCGACGCACGGCGACCCGAACGACCGGGATGTGATCGCCGGCCGCAAGCTGCCGTGGCCGATTGTCGCCGACTGCATCGACTGGAGCATTCCGTGCCCGTCGATCTTCGACACGGCCGGCGAGATCTGGGCGAAGTACCAGGTGCGGGCGAAGCGCCCGCTAAAGGCCAATTCACATGCGCGGATTGCGCGCGGGATGGATCGCTTCGTGATCCGAGCCAATCGTCCGTTCCTGGTCAATCTCACTCATGGCGGGCGGCTCGAAGATATCCTTGAGCCCGCTCGCGCGATCA
The nucleotide sequence above comes from Ensifer sp. PDNC004. Encoded proteins:
- a CDS encoding XRE family transcriptional regulator produces the protein MIKIVDRLRAIRKATNWTQVQLAEHLSVTQSTVNRWFQGAEPEGHRRDLIIALYDEVVNNGPKATEGDIVPLMGYIGAGAEIEPDFEQTPPEGLDQIHVPFPLPEEMVAFEVRGDSMLPVYKNGHVVIVYKDQKRPLEAFYGEEAAVRTADGRRFIKTVMRGADGVNLMSWNAAPIENVHLDWIGEIFAVLPRTSLKHVERKGGIQGRLRVS
- a CDS encoding phage regulatory CII family protein, with product MSGIRTISDEEIRTLKADTEACYKLGGGVTGFEPLTRVTTGKLSEYASFDERNKKRLIPIDVAIEADRRAKSPVIVKAMARLLGFDLVPLAGCRSRGPVTEQDALRVLLEVNDVARAITEARRDGDLDGLDRKTIRKEVREAIRALEEVDAGLDGGAAS
- a CDS encoding helix-turn-helix domain-containing protein; amino-acid sequence: MNAIQNIRKNVFGLTQVEFSVVAGVTQASVSRWEKHDVAPSLDEMTRIRQAAMERDLPWNDRLFFEVPEVVE